In Bacillus sp. Cs-700, one genomic interval encodes:
- the speD gene encoding adenosylmethionine decarboxylase — METLGHHIIAEMWNCNKEKLNDLVYIEETFASAALEAGAEIRDVVFHPFEPQGISGAVIIAESHLTIHSFPEHGYASVDVYTCGDKIDPSEAANAIARSLEAKTIHTVKIPRGTGEITVKEIEKSGVESQ; from the coding sequence ATCGAAACGCTTGGTCATCATATCATCGCAGAGATGTGGAATTGTAACAAAGAAAAATTAAACGATTTAGTGTATATAGAAGAAACATTCGCTAGTGCGGCTCTTGAAGCTGGAGCAGAAATAAGAGATGTAGTTTTCCATCCATTTGAACCTCAAGGTATAAGTGGGGCGGTTATTATCGCTGAGTCCCATCTAACCATCCACAGTTTCCCTGAACATGGCTATGCTTCTGTTGATGTCTATACATGCGGAGATAAGATTGATCCTTCCGAAGCAGCAAATGCGATCGCAAGGTCATTAGAAGCAAAAACCATTCACACAGTGAAAATCCCACGTGGTACAGGAGAAATTACCGTAAAAGAAATTGAAAAAAGTGGTGTAGAATCACAATAA